The genomic DNA GGTGGGTGAAGGAAAGGACTTCAAGCTGTACCCGGGCGGCGGTCGAGCCTGGGACTGGAACGAGACGGGTACGCGTCACACTCCAGGCATCCAGCCCACCGACGTTACCGAGCTACTCGACCACGGCAGCGAGGTGGTTGTCCTCTCCCGAGGGATGGACTTGGTCCTTCAGACGTGCCCGGAGACCCTGGACCTGCTGAAGCAGAAGGGCATCGAGGTCTTCGTGGAAGAGACGAGGGTCGCGGTTCAGCGCTACAACGCATTGGCTGAGACAACCGCAGTGGGGGGCCTGTTCCATTCGACATGTTGACCCGCGCAAGCTACAGGCAATGATCATCGCAGC from Streptosporangium sp. NBC_01756 includes the following:
- a CDS encoding Mth938-like domain-containing protein, with protein sequence MKRSPLITHISWGRIVVKGVGEGKDFKLYPGGGRAWDWNETGTRHTPGIQPTDVTELLDHGSEVVVLSRGMDLVLQTCPETLDLLKQKGIEVFVEETRVAVQRYNALAETTAVGGLFHSTC